Below is a genomic region from bacterium.
TCGATATGCGCTTTCAGGACAAGAACGCTCTCCGGACCCTTTCAGCCTCATCCATATACTCGGGAAAGAAGAATCGCTCGCGCGCATCGATACTGCGCTTGGTATACTGGAGTGATGCGCTCCACGCTGCGGAAGATTCCCGCAATACTCTTTCTGATTTCGCTTGCCATCTTTTCGGCATCCTTCGCGCATCCGCTTCGGGCCGCGACCGCCGACGAGATACAGGCCCAGATCGACGATCACAACAAGCAGATCGAAGCCCTGAACGAAGAGATCTCGAAGTATCAGGCGCAGCTCGACGTACTCGGGAAGCAGAAAACGACGCTCCAGACCACGATCAACTCGCTCACCACGTCCGCGCAGAAGATAACGGCGAATCTCAAGGTCACCCAAAACCAGATCGGCTCGGCGAACCTCAAGATCAACCAGCTCGCGCTCCAGATCGACGACAAGCAGCAGTCGATAACGGCCGATCACGCGGCGGTCGCCGAGTCGCTCCGGCGCATAAACGAAAGCGAAGCGGACACGCTCGTCGAGCAGCTCTTCTCGACCGGCACGCTCGCGGACGCATGGCGGGCGCGCGACGCTTCCGCCCAGTTCACCGCGGCGCTCAAAGGCCACGTATACGATCTTGCGAGCGCGAAGGCGGCGCTCGCGGAGAATCTCGGGCAGGTGAGAGCGACGCAGGCGAAGCTCGTCGAGCTCAAGAACGAGCTCACCACCCAGCAGCATTCGCTTGCGGTCAGCACGGCGGCCCAAAAAACACTCCTCACGCAGACGCAAAGCCAGGAGTCGACCTATCAGCAGCTCATCGCGACCAAGAAGGCTCAGCAGGCCGCGTTCGAGTCCGAACTCATCATGCTCGCCGACCAGCTGAAGCTCGCGGTCGATCCGTCGCACCTTCCGACCGTGGGAGCGGGTGTCCTGTCCTGGCCGTTCTCGGCGACCTTCATGCAGAATTGCGCGGCGCGCACGAAGGTATTCGGGAACGCGGACTGCATCACGCAGTATTTCGGCAATACCGCGTTCTCGACCGCCAATTCGCAGATATACAACGGGCACGGGCATAACGCGATCGACATCGGCGCGCCTATCGGTACGCCGGTGCTCTCGGCGCTCGGGGGAACCGTGAAGGGCACGGGAAATACGGATGCCGTTCCCGGCTGCTATTCGTTCGGAAAGTGGGTGATGATTGATCACCCGAACGGCATCTCGACCTTGTATGCGCATCTCTCAGAGATCGACGTATCGAAAGGGCAGGCCGTCACGCGCGGACAGCAGCTCGGCTATTCCGGCATGACCGGGTACGCGACCGGCCCGCATCTCCACTTCGGCGTTTATGCGACCCAGGGCACGCAGATCATGACCTTGCAGCAATTCCGCGGCGCGGTCACTCCCTGCGCGAACGCTACCATGCCCGTGGCGGCGATCGACGCGTATTTGAATCCGCTTTCGTACTTGTAGACAATATAGAAAAATAAAGTAGAATGATCTTGTGCTGACTTAACGCAGGAGAGTATCTTGACAATCAAACTGTTACCGGTGCGCCGCCTGATGGCACCATCCTTCCCCTCAAAGCCTGTCGAGATGGCGCTCACTCTCGATACCCCGGAAGGAGAACTATTCCTTACGGGCGAATCTCGACGGAACCTCCGTAAGAAGATCGCGAGGCAACTTGCAAGGCTTGCCTACAATTCGGTCGAATTTGGAAAGGATCGGGTTGTGTACATTGTGACTCCCGTGAACACGGAGAACGAAAGTTGCCTCGTCCTCGATTTGCGTGCCACAGAAAGCGCCTTCGATATGTGGGTGCGCGAAGGCACTCAATGCGCGGAGCAGGTTTCGCTGTTCGCCCAGGTGCTCGCAGCGGGAAACAAACCCAATCCAAGATTCCCGATAGCTTGGTGGGCTCCAAAACAACTCGTGTTCTGGTCTTTTCAGCGGAAGGTCGCCGACGCATTCTGTAACGCCGCTTCGGATCTACCGCTGATTCCGTGCATGTAACCGCTTCGTCTCCAGAACCCGCTTCGCGGCTTCGGCAGCGAAGCGGTTTCTTATTTATTCCTAAGATCGTGCGACTTCCACAGCGCAAGGCACGCATAGCTGCGGTGCGGGCTCCATGACTCTGCGATTTTTAGAAGCTTCTCGCGCGGAACGCCCTTCTTGAGTTTATAAATCCGCTCCATCGAGCGTACGAGGCCGAGATCGCCGACGGAGAAGACATCGGAGCGCCCGAGCGCGAAGATGAGGAACATCTCCGCCGTCCATGCGCCGATACCCCAAACCGAGCTTAAGGAGGCGATGGCCTCGGCTTCCGGGAGACGCTTGAGCGCGAGGAGGTCGAGAGACTTGGTTTCGACCGCCTCCGCAAGCGACTTGAGCGTCTTCGCCTTCGCTCCTGAAAGTCCCGCGGCGCGAAGGGACGGGAGGGAAGCGGCGAGGATCGCCGCGGGAGTAACGCTCCCGCCGCAGGCCGCTACGACGCGTTGCCATATCGCGCGGGCCGCGCCTGTCGCAAGCTGCTGGCCCACGACCGAGCGAGAGAGCCGCTCAAAGAGTCCTTGCCTAGTCCGTACCTGCCCGAGCTCCGGCGGAAGCTCCTTTCGGACGGCCCGGGCGGCCGCATGGAGCTTCGGGTCCGCCCGCCTGAAGTGCATAAGCGCCTTGTCCCGTCCGGTCATTACCCCCTATACTACTACCAATGCTGAAGCTCATATTCTGGATCGTCGTCGGCGTCCTGGCGCTCTCTTTCTTCGGTATTTCCCTTCGCGCCATCATCACCTCGCCGATCGGCCAGGACAACCTCGGCTTCCTATGGATGCTCGTCGTCCAGGGCTGGGATGCGATCGTGCAGTTCTTCACCTCGCTCCTTCCGCACCAGTTCGTCTAACGTCCCCGCCGATGCAGAGAGGCTTCTCGACCCTGGAGGC
It encodes:
- a CDS encoding peptidoglycan DD-metalloendopeptidase family protein; the protein is MRSTLRKIPAILFLISLAIFSASFAHPLRAATADEIQAQIDDHNKQIEALNEEISKYQAQLDVLGKQKTTLQTTINSLTTSAQKITANLKVTQNQIGSANLKINQLALQIDDKQQSITADHAAVAESLRRINESEADTLVEQLFSTGTLADAWRARDASAQFTAALKGHVYDLASAKAALAENLGQVRATQAKLVELKNELTTQQHSLAVSTAAQKTLLTQTQSQESTYQQLIATKKAQQAAFESELIMLADQLKLAVDPSHLPTVGAGVLSWPFSATFMQNCAARTKVFGNADCITQYFGNTAFSTANSQIYNGHGHNAIDIGAPIGTPVLSALGGTVKGTGNTDAVPGCYSFGKWVMIDHPNGISTLYAHLSEIDVSKGQAVTRGQQLGYSGMTGYATGPHLHFGVYATQGTQIMTLQQFRGAVTPCANATMPVAAIDAYLNPLSYL
- a CDS encoding DNA-3-methyladenine glycosylase 2 family protein; the protein is MTGRDKALMHFRRADPKLHAAARAVRKELPPELGQVRTRQGLFERLSRSVVGQQLATGAARAIWQRVVAACGGSVTPAAILAASLPSLRAAGLSGAKAKTLKSLAEAVETKSLDLLALKRLPEAEAIASLSSVWGIGAWTAEMFLIFALGRSDVFSVGDLGLVRSMERIYKLKKGVPREKLLKIAESWSPHRSYACLALWKSHDLRNK